The segment cacactcctgtgatatcggaccttgaccattttgtgtcaaaatttcgccacacccccttccgcccccgcaaaggacgaaaatctgaggcatccacaatcatagataatgaccatatctatccggttgctgaatctggatcagatcagatcatttttatagccaaaaggaacaaatcaatttgcagtgactgattttctgtctctctcgcacgcactctttgtcgtgtcgttcaatattagcggcgtctgccggaggagagccatactgtagatatataactgtagagttgcggtgtccgcagcaactcacaacgttccccctcgttttttttttattttttatttttttagttAGGGGTGTCCTTTATTGGTCGAGTGTGTGTGGCAAACAGAGTGTAAAACGATTTCAACTCTCCAAGTCCTCGTGATGATACAGTTCCGTGAGCAGACGATACACGTACGATGGGGCGTGGCCACCGGTATTGGATATGAATAACGTGACCAACTCAGGTGGCACATAGTCGAACATGGGACTGTAGCCCTTGGCTTCGCGGGCCGGTATTGAATCGTATGGGATCACATCCTCGGCACAGCCGACCATATTGAAGGCATCCTGTTCGCACAGATGCAGTGGCGACAGTTTGTACATGGGCGCGAGGACAATCACAGGCACGGAATAGTGCTTAGCGGCTAGAGCTACTGTATAAGCACCGCAGGCAGCTCTCAGGCCACCGTTAGCCAGAACACTGTGTGTGCCAATGATGACCTTGTTGACGCGTGACATCATGGCAAAAATGGCCGCATCTGGGATGACAATAATCTCCACATACTTCTCCGCAGCCAAGCTGGTAGCCAGATTGTGACCACGACAGGCGGGCGCACATTCCGCCACAATGATGGTGGGGAACTGACGCTTCTTGATGGCTCGCTTAAGGAAATTCTCCACGCTGCGCGAGTGTCCCAGCGTAAGTATGATCTCCGACGAGTGTATGTGCTCTTCAGCCTGAACGCAGATGTTCTCCGATACCTATCTCCTTATACCTATCCCCCCAATAGTTCTGCCAAAAACACACAGATGTGCTCGTACACCGAGAGAAAAAGGCCCTAAAAGCACTTAGGTTTGCTCCAAGAGTGGATATTGTGAAAAGAAACACATCTTGACTATGAAAATATTTGCTATGCTTGTACGTAAAAACCGAATTGTTAATTTGAATATGCATATGTTTCCTTGTACTGTGTCGTGTTTTCGCCGAGTGTAGTTATACGATTGCAGCGTATACTAGAGATACGAATTTGATTTCCGATAAGGGACCGTTTCGATGTCTCGCCAAAGTCGGCGAGTTAGCACAGAAAATCTAGGCAATCAAAAAACACGCCGTTTCTGTTTACGTTACTTTtcgtcccgtcccgtcccgtctGCTCTGCTCTTCTGCGGTCTGTACTTGGCTGTTGTACGGGTATTTTAATCACTCTCCCCTATCGAGCGTTGAACTTGGCAGTCCGCAAAGCGGCCCCATTAAGATGGTCAATGTGCAATAGCCAATGCAATGAATGGCTGCAGAAATGTGTCTAATCGTTCAAGCAAATACCATTTGGTGGCGGGATGTTCTACGGGAAGGGAAGTGCACTGAAAATTCAATCTAAATGGAAAATTCCGCTCAAATTTCCAGAGATGGAAATTAAAGCAAAGAATGCTATTATTCCCGAAAACTAAATTTTAAATCGTTTTGAAACATTTTTACCATAGAAACGTGGGATAGGCAAGTACTCAAATCATCGAAGAAACGGTAAAGTGTAAAGCTTCTACCCGATACATAGGCTATAAGTATGAGAGGCGTTTTCAAGGTACTTTCATATCTCTCAGAGCATCATCCGTGGCTGTGGCCGCCTCGGGAATTGGTCGCTGTCATGTGTCAAAATTAATGGACGAGACGAGAGTACTATACATTTAAAGGTATTTGTCGTGGTAATTTGTGACGATGATGATGCGGCGCCATTTGTGGAAATCTATTATGTCGTTCTCGCTTATTGCTCTCCTATTGAAAGCGATGCGATACTATGTTTAAGCATTGTGCTCCCTGAGCTCCGATTTATGTCACTCATCGGACGAGTCTCGACTAACTCTCTGTTCCCTCTCCTTGCAGCACCAGCATTGAAGGCTGCTAATCGAGAGCAGAGACCATCTGTCATcatcgtccgtccgtctgtccgtctgtccgtccacttcagcgcctagtgctcaaagactataagagctagagcaacgatgttttggatccagacttctgtgctatgtcactgctacaagaatatttaaaaaaattttccccgcccacttccgccctcacaaagggcgaaaatctgtggcatccacaatttcgacgatacgagaaaacttaaaacgcagaatcgtagaagatgactatatcttatAGAGtacaaaatctgaaccagatcgtataattattatagccagaatcaagaaaacaatttcattctttctcgttctgtctctctctaacacacaggtttcatggtaggttttgccaattgcaaaatatgagctcaaggatctcagaacctataagagccagagcaaccaaatttggtatccacactcctgtgatatcggaccttgaccattttgtgtcaaaatttcgccacacccccttccgcccccgcaaaggacgaaaatctgaggcatccacaatcatagataatgaccatatctatccggttgctgaatctggatcagatcagatcatttttatagccaaaaggaacaaatcaatttgcagtgactgattttctgtctctctcgcacgcactctttgtcgtgtcgttcaatattagcggcgtctgccggaggagagccatactgacttagtatcgggtataactgtagagttgcggtgtccgcagcaactcacaacgttccccctcgttttttttttttattttttattttttttatttaggGGTGTCCTTTATTGGTCGAGTGTGTGTGGCAAACAGAGTGTAAAACGATTTCAAATCTCCAAGTCCTCGTGATGATACAGTTCCGTGAGCAGACGATACACGTACGATGGGGCGTGGCCACCGGTATTGGATATGAATAACGTGACCAACTCAGGTGGCACATAGTCGAACATGGGACTGTAGACCTTGGCCTCGCGGGCCGGTATTGAATCGTATGGGATCACATCCTCGGCACAGCCGACCATATTGAAGGCATCCTGTTCGCACAGATGCAGTGGCGACAGTTTGTACATGGGCGCGAGGACAATCACAGGCACGGAATAGTGCTTGGCGGCTAGAGCTACTGTATAAGCACCGCAGGCAGCTCTCAGGCCACCGTTGGCCAGAACACTGTGTGTGCCAATGATGACCTTGTTGACGCGTGACATCATGGCAAAAATGGCCGCATCTGGGATGACAATAATCTCCACATACTTCTCCGCAGCCAAGCTGGTAGCCAGATTGTGACCACGACAGGCTCATTCCGCCACAATGATGGTGGGGAACTGACGCTTCTTGATGGCTCGCTTAAGGAAATTCTCCACGCTGCGCGAGTGTCCCAGCGTAAGTATGATCTCCGACGAGTGTATGTGCTCTTCAGCCTGAACGCAGATGTTCTCCGATACCTATCTCCTTATACCTATCCCCCAATAGTTCTGCCAAAAACACACAGATGTGCTCGTACACCGAGAGAAAAAGGCCCTAAAAGCACTTAGGTTTGCTCCAAGAGTGGATATTGTGAAAAGAAACACATCTTGACTATGAAAATATTTGCTATGCTTGTACGTAAAAACCGAATTGTTAATTTGAATATGCATATGTTTCCTTGTACTGTGTCGTGTTTTCGCCGAGTGTAGTTATACGATTGCAGCGTATACTAGAGATACGAATTTGATTTCCGATAAGGGACCGTTTCGATGTCTCGCCAAAGTCGGCGAGTTAGCACAGAAAATCTAGGCAATCAAAAAACACGCCGTTTCTGTTTACGTTACTTTtcgtcccgtcccgtcccgtctGCTCTGCTCTTCTGCGGTCTGTACTTGGCTGTTGTACGGGTATTTTAATCACTCTCCCCTATCGAGCGTTGAACTTGGCAGTCCGCAAAGCGGCCCCATTAAGATGGTCAATGTGCAATAGCCAATGCAATGAATGGCTGCAGAAATGTGTCTAATCGTTCAAGCAAATACCATTTGGTGGCGGGATGTTCTACGGGAAGTGAAGTGCACTGAAAATTCAATCTAAATGGAAAATTCCGCTCAAATTTCTAGAGATGGAAATTAAAGCAAAGAATGCTATTATTCCCGAAAACTAAATTTTAAATCGTTTTGAAACATTTTTACCATAGAAACGTGGGATAGGCAAGTACTAAAATCATCGAAGAAACGGTAAAGTGTAAAGCTTCTACCCGATACATAGGCTATAAGTATGTGAGGCGTTTTCAAGGTACTTTCATATCTCTCAGAGCATCATCCGGGGCTGTGGCCGCCTCGGGAATTCGTCGCTGTCATGTGTCAAAATTAATGGACGAGACGAGAGTACTATACATTTAAAGGTATTTGTCGTGGTGATTTGTGAGGATGATGATGCGGCGCCATTTGTGGAAATCTATTATGTCGTTCTCGCTTATTGCTCTCCTATTGAAAGCGATGCGATACTATGTTTAAGCATTGTGCTCCCTGAGCTCCGATTTATGTCACTCATCGGACGAGTCTCGAGTCTCGACTAACTCTCTGTTCCCTCTCCTTGCAGCACCAGCATTGAAGGCTGCTAATCGAGAGCAGAGACCATCTGTCATcatcgtccgtccgtctgtccgtctgaccgtccacttcagcgcctaatgctcaaagactataagagctagagcaacgatgttttggatccagacttctgtgctatgtcactgctacaagaatatttaaaaaattttccccgcccacttccgccctcacaaagggcgaaaatctgtggcatccacaatttcgacgatacgagaaaactaaaaacgcagaatcgtagaagacgactatatcttttagagtgcaaaatctgaactagatcgtataaatattatagccagaatcaagaaaacaatttcattctttcttgcctgtgtctctctctaacacacaggtttcatggtcggttttgccaattgcaaaatatgagttcaaggatctcagaacctataagagccagagcaaccaaatttggtatccacactcctgtgataccgggccttgaccgttttgtgtcacaatttcgccacccccccttccgcccccacaaaggacgaaaatctgttgcattcacaatattgcagattcgagaaaactaaaaacgcagaatcatagaaaatgaccatacctatcagattgctgaatctggatcagatcagatcagatcatttttatagccaaaaggaacaaatcaatttgcactggctacgcagcgcccgacgtcacgctcagattaattttctgtctctctcgcacgcactctttgtcgtgtcgtttaagattagcggcgtctgccggaagagagccatactgacttagtatcgggtataactgtagagttgcggtgtccgcagcaactcacaacgttccccctcgtttttatacccgacactcaaaatgagtattggggtatattagatttgtggtaaaagtggatgtgtgtaacgtccagaaggaatcgtttccgaccccataaagtatatatatattcttgagcagcatcaatagccgagtcgattgagccatgtctgtctgtccgtctgtccgtccgtccgtctgtccgtctgtccgtccccttcagcgcctagtgctcaaagactataagagcgagagcaacgatgttttgtatccagacttctgtgatatgtcactgctacaaaaatatttcaaagctttgccccgcccactttcgcccccacaaagggcgaaaatctgtggcatccacaatttcgacgatacgagaaaactaaaaacgcagaatcgtagaagatgactatatcttatAGAGtacaaaatctgaaccagatcgtataattattatagccagaatcaagaaaacaatttcattctttctcgttctgtctctctctaacacacaggtttcatggtcggttttgcc is part of the Drosophila miranda strain MSH22 chromosome Y unlocalized genomic scaffold, D.miranda_PacBio2.1 Contig_Y1_pilon, whole genome shotgun sequence genome and harbors:
- the LOC117191671 gene encoding translation initiation factor eIF-2B subunit beta-like, with the protein product VSENICVQAEEHIHSSEIILTLGHSRSVENFLKRAIKKRQFPTIIVAECAPACRGHNLATSLAAEKYVEIIVIPDAAIFAMMSRVNKVIIGTHSVLANGGLRAACGAYTVALAAKHYSVPVIVLAPMYKLSPLHLCEQDAFNMVGCAEDVIPYDSIPAREAKGYSPMFDYVPPELVTLFISNTGGHAPSYVYRLLTELYHHEDLES